The genomic segment CGACGTGATCGACAACAACTCCCCCTTGCCGATGTCGCCGGCGTCGAAGGCGCGCTTGAGCGCGGCAAAGTGCGGATCGAAGCGGCGGTTGAAGCCGATCATCACCGGCCGGCCGGCTTGGGCCGCCACTGCCTGGCAGGCCAGCGCGCGGTCGAGGTCCAGGTCCACCGGCTTTTCGCACAGCACGGCCTTGCCGGCATGCACCGCCGCTTCGATCAGCGCCGCATGGGTGTCGGTGGAGGTGGCGATCAGTACCGCATCGATGCCGGGGTCGGCGATGATCTCTTGCGCCGACCGGGCCTTGGCCCCGCAGGTGGCAGCCAGTTGCTGCGCCGCTTGCGCGTTGATGTCAGCGACGGCCAGCAACTGGCTGCGCTGATCGGCAACGATGCTCCTGGCGTGCACCTTGCCGATACGGCCGGCGCCGAGCAGACCCACTTTGATCATGGCGGACTCCTGAAGAAACGAGATGGTTGAAAGGGTCGAAGGGATTGCAAGGGTTCAGACGCCGGCCACGCCAGCGCCCTGGACCGTGAAAGCGCGCTGGAAGGCTTGCAGTGCCGCCTCAGGCTCGCCGCTGGCGTATGCCTCCAGCGCCACCGGGCCACGGTAGCCCAGCGCGTGCAGTGCGCGCGCAACGCCGGCATAGTTGATTTCGCCACTGCCCGGCTCTTGGCGGCCAGGCACGTCGGCCACTTGCACCTCGCCGATCCAGGGCAGGCAGCGGCGGCACAGATCGATCAGGTTGCCTTCACCGATTTGCGCGTGGTACAGGTCCAGATTCAGGCGCAGGCGCGGATGGTTCACCGCCGAGACCAGGGCCAGGGTGTCGGCGGCCCGGGCGAACGGAACGCCGGGGTGATCGACGGACCGGTTCAGGTTCTCCAGCGTGAAGCACACCTCTTGCTGCTCGGCCAGGTCGGCAATGCGGGCCAAGGTGTCGCGGGCCTTGATCCACATCGGGCCGGTGACCACATCGCAGGGCGTGACCGGCAAACCGTCCGCACCGAGGCCGGTGCCGTGCAGGTTCAGCCGGGCCACGCCCAGGCGCTTGCCGACCTGCGCCGTCTCGCGGGCCGTGCGCAGCAGTTCGGCAGCGCCTTCGTCGTCCGCAAGACGGCCGCGCAGATAGCCGTTCATGATGGAAAAGCGCGCGCCCGAGCGCTCCAGCAGCGCCAGATCATGGTCGGGCCAGTTCCACAGGCCGACCTGGAACCCCATTTCGGTCAGGCGCTTGACGCGCCACAGCATCGGTTTGTCGCGCCACAGCATTTCGGCGCAGGCGGCCAATTCAAAAGATCGTTGCATGGGTTTCGTCCTCATTCCTGCGCGCACCGTGGCCGCATCGTTGCTTGTCGATCACACCGTGCCGCCCAGCGAGCCATCGAGCGTGGCCAGTTCCTGGCCGCTGGCCATCAGGTTTTGCAACTGCTCGGCCGTGATCTCGCTGCGCGTTGCGGTGCCCAGGGTCCGGCCCCGGTCGAGCACGGTAAAGCGGTTGCCCACGGCCATCGCATGGCGCACGTTGTGGGTGATGAAAATGACGCCGACATCCAGCTTGCGCACCCGGTCGATCGTGGCCAGCACGTTGGCGGTCTGGCGCACCCCCAGCGCCGAGGTCGGCTCGTCCAGGATCAGCACCTTGGCGCCAAAATAAACCGCGCGCGCAATGGCCACGCACTGGCGCTCGCCGCCGGACAAGGTGCCCACGGCCTGCTCGGGCTCACGCAGCCGGATGCCCATCCGCTGCATCTCGGCCATCGTGACCTGGTTCGCCTGCCGGATGTCGAAGCGTTTGAACGGCCCCCAGCCTTTGGTCGGCTCGCGGCCCATGAAGAAGTTGCGCGTCACCGACATCAGCGGAATCATCGCCAGGTCCTGGAACACGGTGGCAATGCCGGCATTCATGGCCTGGCGCGGACTTTCCAGCACCACCTCGGCGCCGTTGACCAGCATGGTTCCGCCCGAGGGCTTGTGCACGCCGGACATGGTCTTGATGAAGGTCGATTTGCCGGCGCCGTTGTCCCCGAGCAGGCAGTGGCATTCGCCCGCATGGATGGAAAACGAAACGCCGGACAGGGCGATGATGTTGCCGAAGCGCTTTTCGATCGCGCGCATCTCGACCAATGGCTGGGGCTGGGGCTGGGCGGCTGCGGTCATATCAGCGCTCCCCGGTCACGCGCTTGCGGATGGTGTTGTTGAACAGCACGGCCACCAGCAGCATCGCGCCCAGGAAAACCAGGTACCAGTCCTGATCGATGCGGGTGTAGGTCAGCCCTATCATCACCATCCCGAAGATGATCGAACCCAGGAATGCGCCCACGGCCGAGCCGTAGCCACCGGTGAGCAGGCAGCCGCCAATCACGGCGGCAATGATGGCCTCGAACTCCTTCTGGAAACCGCGCCGCGCGTCCGTCGATCCGCTGTCCAGCACCGTGATGATGGCCACCAGCCCGGCGCACAATGCGGCAAAGACAAACAGGCCGGTCTTGACGTTGCGCACCATCACCCCCGAGTTCTTGGCGGCCGTGGCATCGCCGCCGGAGGCAAAAATCCAGTTGCCCAGCGGGGTGCGCAGCAGCACCCAGGTGGCCAATGCGGTCAGACCCACGAACCAGCAGATTTCCACAGGGATGCCGGTGATCATCGGCACGCCGTTCGGGAAACGCGGGATCAGCCCATGCTCACCCATGAAGGCGAACCAGCCGGTAAACGCCTTGCCGTTGAACAGCCAGAGCAGGGAGCTGTCCTGGACCGCTTCGGTCACGCCGCGCAACTGCGTCGAGCCGCCGGTGGCCCATTTGAGCCCCACCAGGCTCAGGCCGCGCAACATGAACAAAAAGGCCAGCGTCACGATGAAGCTCGGCAAGCCGGTGCTGATGACGATCCAGGCGTTCACGCAGCCGATCACGGCCACCACCAGCAGCGTCAGCAAGACCGCCAGCACCAGCGGGAGCTCGAAGATGACGATCGCCGTGGAAAAAATCAGACCGGCAAAGGCAATCATCGATCCGATCGACAGGTCGAATTCGCCGCCGATCATCAGCAAAGCCGCGCCCAATGCCAGGATGCCCAACTGCGCCGCCGGCGTCAGGAAATTGACCAGCCCGGCCAGGCTGAACATCACCGGATCGGCGGTGAGCATGAAGAACACCGTCACCAGCAGCAGGCCGGCGACGGCACCCAATTCAGGGCGCTTCATCCAGCGTGAAAACCAGGACCGGTGCGTCAAGCGATCGTCGGCCGGCCCGCTTGCATGATTCATGGCGTCTTCGAGGAAAGAGGGTTGATGGGGTCGGGGGGCCGGCAACCGTTGCATGGCCCCTGGCGGGTCTTTAGCGAATGCCCTTGGCGGAAAGGTCGATCGCCTGCGCGGCCTTGTCGGCGGTGATCAGGTTCGGGCCGGACGGCACATTGCCCGCCGGCATCACGCCGTACTTTGCGTGCAGCGCCAGAAAGCTCACCGGCAGATAGCCTTGCAGGAACTGCTGCTGGTCGATGGTGAACGCCGCTTCCTTGGCGGCAATGGCTTTCAGGAAGCCGGCAGACAAGTCGAAGGCCGCGATAAGCAGCTTGGCGCTGCGGCCAGTGTCTTTGGCGGCGGCCAGGCTCGGGTCGCCGGAGGTCGCCGCGCCGAGCACCATGATGGTGTCGATGCCGGCATCCGAATCCAGGGCGGCCTTGACCTTGGCGCGCACTTCGGCCGGATCATTGCCGGTGGGCAGCACCTTGGACTTGCCGGCAAAGCCATCGGCGAAGCCCTTGCAGCGCAGGTCCAGGGCGACATTGCCCACTTCCTGGTTGACACAAATGCCATTCTTGCCGCCCATGGACTTGAGCTTCTCGCCGGCCGACTTGCCGGCATCGTATTCGGATTGGCCCACATGGAGCACGGCCCCGAGCTTCTTGGAAAATTCCAGCCCGGAATTGATCGTGATCACCGGGATGCCGGCCTTGACCGCGCGTTCGATGGCCGGGCCCAGGGCCGACGCATCGGGCAGCGAAACCACCAGGCCGTCGGGCTTTTGGTTGACTGCCGCATCGATCAGACGGCTCATCGCCACCATGTCGAAACTCTCGGGCGCGCGGTAGCTGACTTTGACGCCGGCGTCCTTGGCCGCCGCTTCGACACCGTTCTTGACGACGGACCAGAACGCGTCATTGGCTTGGCCATGGGTCACGACGGCGATGGTTTGGGCCTGGCCCCAGGCGCATGCTGCGGACAGCGCCGCCGCGAATGCGCAGCGAACCAGTTGGCGAGCGAAGGTCATGTTTCTCTCCTGAGCGTTGTTGAAATGAAGCATTGATGGATTGACGGATTGACGGGAAATCAGCGGGACGCCAATTCCATGATGCGCACCTGCGTGGCGTCCTTGCGCTCGACGATGCCGGTCATCCGGCCTTCGTGCATGACCAGGATGCGGTCGCACATGCCCAGCACCTCGGGCATCTCCGACGAAATCAGCAGCACCGCCACGCCCTGGGCCGCCAGCCGGGTCACCAGGCGGTGAATCTCGGCCTTGGCGCCGACATCGATGCCGCGCGTCGGTTCGTCCAGGATCAGAATCTTCGGCTCGGTCAGCAGCCAGCGGCCGATCAGCACCTTTTGCTGGTTCCCGCCCGAGAGGTTTTGTATCGTCTCGTGCAGGCCCGGCGCCTTCACCTGCAGCGTGCGCAGCATCTGCTGGCAGTCCCGGCGCAGCGGGGCCTGCTGCACGAAGTCGTACTTGACGAAGCGGCTGCGCAGCACCGCCGTTTCCAGGTTCGCCAGCAGGTCGAGGATCAGAAAGCAGCCGCTCTCCTTGCGGTCCTCGGTCAGGAAGGCCAGGCCATGCCGCATCGCCTTGGCGGGCGAATCGATGCGCACCGGCTGGCCATCGATGCGGATCTCGCCCGAGGTGGCCGGCACCACGCCGAACAGCGCCTCGGCAACGTTCGAGCGCCCGGAGCCGACCAGCCCGGCCAGGCCGAGGAACTCGCCGGCGCGCAGGTCGAAGCTCACGTCGCGAAACACGCCCTTGACGGCCAAGTCCCGCACCGACAGCACGACAGCGCCGATCGGCACCTCCTCCTTGGGGAACAGTTGCGTGATCTCGCGCCCGACCATCATCTGGATGATGTCGTCGCGCGTGACATCGCAGGAGGCATGGGTGCCGATGTACTTGCCGTCGCGAAACACCGAGAACTCGTCGGCGATCTCGAACAGCTCGCTCATCTTGTGCGTGATGTAGACGATGCCTTTGCCCTGCGCGCGCAACTGGCCAATGATGCGAAACAGGTGGTTGACCTCCTTGTCGGTCAGCGCCGACGTAGGCTCGTCCATGATCAGCACGTCGGAGTCGAACGACACCGCCTTGGCAATCTCGACCATCTGGCGGTTGGCCACCGTCAGGCTGCGCACCTCGGCCTCGGGGTCGATGTCGATGGCCAGGCGATCGAACAGCGCCTGCGTGCGCTGGCGCAGCGCGCCGTGGTCCACCAGGCCCAGGCGGCCCAGCGGCTCGCGGCAGATCCAGATGTTCTCGGCCACCGTCATATAGGGCATCAGGTTCAGTTCCTGATGGATCATCGCGATGCCATGGCTGAGGGCCGCGCGCGGGCTGGCCAGCGTCACCGGCTGGCCGCGCAGCAGGATCTGGCCCTGGTCCGGCGCGTAGACGCCGGCAATGATCTTCATCAGCGTCGACTTGCCGGCCCCGTTCTCGCCGAGCAGCGCATGCACCGAGCCTGGCCGCAGGCGAAACTGCACGTTGTCGAGCGCCACCACGCCGGGGAAGGACTTGCTCACGCCGCGCACCTGCAGCAGGCAGGCCGGCCCGGGCGGGACGGGTGGCCGGCCCCCTCCGGTGGGCGCTGGGCGATCGGGTGTGGCAACGAACATGGCAGGCTCCCTGGACAGCGCGTCGTCAATCGAGCCGGATGCTGGCCGCTTTGATCACGCCGGACCACCGCTTTTGCTCGTCGTGCACGAAATCGGCGAACTGCTGCGGCGCCATCGGCATCGGCTCGATGCCGATCTCTTGCAGCCTGGACCGGGTCTGCGCGTGCGAGAGCGCAGCCACCAGTTCCTTGTTCAGCCGCTCGAGCACCGGCGTCGGCAGCCCGGCCGGACCGACGAGGCCCTGCCAGGCGTAGGCCTGGTAGCCCGGCACACCGGCCTCGGCCATCGTCGGCACGTCCGGCAGCAGGGCCAGACGCTGCGGCGTGGCCACGGCCAGCACGCGGATCTTGCCGGCCTTGATCATCGACAGGCTGGCCGGCAGGTCCACGAACATCGAATTCACCTGGCCGGCCATCAGATCCTGTAGCGCCGGGGCCGCGCCTTTGTAGGCCACATGCAGGATGTCGGTCCTGGTCTGCTGCTTGAACAGTTCGAGCGCCACATGCAACGGCGAGCCCGACCCCGCCGAGGCCGAGGACACGGCCCCCGGCGATTTGCGCACCAGCGCCAGGAACTCCTGCACATCCTTGGCCGGGAACGAGGGGTGCACGGCCAGCACCAGCGGCATCCGGCCCAAGCCGCCGATGAGGCTGAAGTCCTTGCCGGCGTCGTAGCCGAGGCTGGCGTACATCGCCGGGTTGAAGGCCAGCGTGCCCGAGTCCGCCGTGCCCACCGTGTAGCCGTCCGGCGCCGAGCGCGCGATGAAGGTGGCGCCGATGATGCTGGCCGCGCCCGGCTTGTTGTCGGCAATGACCGACTGGCCCAGCGTCTGCCCCATGCGCACCGCGAGCTGGCGCGCGATCACGTCCGTGGTGCCCCCCGGCGCGTAGGGCACGACCCACTTCAGCGGCTGCTGCGGGTAGGCGGCTGGCTGCGCCTGCGCGGCGCCGGCCAGCAGCGTGGCCGCGAAGAGGACGGCAAAGAGGCGAAGGGCGATGCGCTGGGTCATGGTGTCTCTGCGAAAGTCCGGGCCGGGCTTGCGGGTCGCCATACAGGTCGAGCGTTCGTTGGGTTCATTGCCGGGCCGGGTCGGATCAGTTTTTGCCGGCGTACCGGGCCATGTTCCCGGGCGTGACCAGCTCGAACGGTATGTTCACGAAGCGCTCGACGCTTTGCTTGCCCGACAGCCTGATCGCCGCATCGATCGCGCCTGCGCCCTGCCCGGCGGCGTTCTGGAAGACCGTGACCTTCAGGTCGCCGGCCTTCATCGACGCCAGCGCATCGGGCGTGGCATCGATGCCGGCAACGATGGTCCGGGGCGTCCATTTCTTCGTGGCCTTGAGCGCGTTGATCGCGCCGAGGGCCATCTCGTCGTCGTTCGAGACGATGGCGTCGAACTTCAGGCCCGAGCTGAGCCAGTTGATGGTGATGTCCTGGCCCCGGGTGCGGCTCCACTTGCCCTCGCGCCTGTCGGCGATGCTGATGCCCGAGCATTCCTTGCCCGCCACCACGTCATCGACGGCCTTGGTGCGCGAGCGCGTGGACTCGTTGGACAGATCACCCATCAGCACCAGGATGCTGCCCTTGCCGCCGAGCAGCTTGCACACCTGCTCGGCCTGCAGCCTGCCCGCCGCCATCTCGTCGGACGCGACCATGACCACGCTGGCCGGCAGTTTCTCGAAGTCCGCCGGCTTGCGGTTCACGTAGACCAGCGGAATCCTGGCCTCGGTCAGCAAACGGGTCATTTTCGGCGTGGCGTCGGTGTCCACGGCGTTGACGATGACCGCGTCCACCTTCTGCGCGATCATGTTCTGGATCTGGCTCAGTTGCTTGCCGACATCGCTGCCGGCGTCCTCGATCTGTACGCTGGCACCGGCCTTCCTGGCCGCGTCGGCCATGCTGTTGCGCAGGATGTTCAGGAAGATGTCGTCGAACGTGGCCATGGTTACGCCGATCTTCTGCGCGCTGGCCAGCGGCGCAACCAGCGCGGCAGCCGTGGCCACGGCCATCAGTAGCGGTTTCATTCGGTGGGTCTCCTCGGGAAGTCGGACGGGGCTTGCGGGCCGCAATGCAGGTTTACCGTTTGGTTGATGTTGATTCGTTGACCGGGCCGATGGGCGGGCGGGCGGGCAGGTAGGTGCGCCGATGGGGGCTGCGGCCGGATCAGTTTTTGCCGGCGTACCGGGCCATGTTCTCGGGCGTGACCAGCTCGAACGGTATGCTGACGAAGCGCTCCTGGTGCTGCTTCCTGGCCAGTTTGATCGCCGCATCGATCGCGCCTGCGCCCTGCCCGACGGCGTTCTGGAAAACCGAGACCTTCAGGTCGCCGGCCTTCATCGACGCCAGCGCATCGGGCGTGGCATCGATGCCGGCAACGATGGTCTGGGGCGTCCACTTCTTGGTGGCCTTGAGCGCGTTGATCGCGCCGAGGGCCATCTCGTCGTTGTTCGAGACGATGGCGTCGAACTTCAGCCCCGAACTGAGCCAGTTGGTGGCGATGTCCTGGCCCCGGGTGCGGTCCCACTTGCCCTCGCGCTTGTCGGCAATCTTGATGCCCGAGCATTCCTTGCCCGCCAGCACATCCTCGACCGCCTTGGTGCGCGAGCGCGCAGCCTCGTTCGACAAATCGCCCATCAGCACCAGGATGCTGCCCTTGCCGCCGAGCAGTTTGCACACCTGCTCGGCCTGCAACTTGCCCGACACCGTCTCGTCGGACGCGACCACGGCCATGCCGGGCGGCAGTTTCTCGAAGTCCACCGGCTTGCGGTTCACGTAGACCAGCGCAATCCCGGCCTCGGTCAGCAGGCGGGTCATTTTCGGCGTGGCGTCGGTGTCCACGGTGTTGACGATGACCGCGTCCACTTTCTGCGCGATCATGTTCTGGATCTGACTGAGCTGCTTGCCGACATCGCCGCCGGCGTCCTCGATCTGTACGCTGACGCCGGCTTTCCTGGCCGAGTCGGCCATGCTGTTGCGCAGGATGGTCAGAAAGTTGTCGTCGAACTGTGACATGGTCACGCCGATCTTCTGCGCGCTGGCCAGCGGCGCGGCCAGTGCGGCGGTGGCCGTCACCACGGCCATCAGTAGCGTTTTCATTCGGCATGTCTCCTATTGGATATGCGGGTCTCGGGGGCCGGTGCCTGGTTTGGCGACCTCGGCCGGGGGCGCCTTCGACCGCAGGTCAGTGTAGTTCGATGCCGGTCATTTTTGAAAATTTATTTCTAAGTAATTACACCTAGAGAATTTTATTTCTACATTGGCTAGACTCCGGCCGCAGTCCCGAGCCTCCAGAACAGAACAGACGAGGGCCACCGCCCCGGGTTGCGTGGATCGCGGTGGACCTGACCAACCGACAAGTGACCATGAGCGCCTTGAACTTTCCGACGGGTCGCCCCATCGACTTGGCCTGCCTGGGCCGGGTGGCCGTCGACCTTTATGCCCAGCAATACGGCAGTCGCCTCGAAGACGCGCGCAGCTTTCAGATGTACCTGGGCGGCTCGTCCGGCAACCTGGCCTTCGGCGTTGCCCGGCTCGGCCTCAAGAGCGCGATGATCTCGCGCGTCGGCGACGAGCAGATGGGCCACTATCTGCGCGCGGCCCTGGAGCGCGAAGGCTGCGACACCAGCCAGTTGCAGACCGACCCGCAGCGCCTGACCGCGCTGGTGCTGCTGGCCCTGAAGGACCGCGACAACTTCCCGCTGCTGTTCATGCGCGAGAACTGCGCCGACATGGCGCTGCGCGCCGACGGAATCAGCGCGGACTTCATCGCCGGTTGCCGCGCGCTGGCGGTCACCGGCACCCACCTGTCGACCCCGGGCACCCGCGAGGCCGCGTTGACCGCCCTGGGCTACGCCCGCCGGCATCGCGTGGTGCGCGTGCTGGACATAGACTACCGGCCCGTGCTGTGGGGCCTGACGCCGCGCGGCGCGGGCGCCAACCGCTACCTGCCCGACGCCAGCGTGACGCAACGACTGCAACAGGTGCTGGGCGAATTCGACCTGCTGGTCGGCACCGAGGAGGAGTTCCTGATCGCCGGCGGCGTGCCGCACCAACTGATGGCCTCGCTGCAAGCGGTGCGGCAGCACAGCCAGGCGGTGTTGGTCGTCAAGCGCGGCGCTTTGGGCTGCTGCGTCATCGAGGGCGCATTGCCGGCGCGCATCGAAGACGCGCCCGGCTACCCCGGCGAGCACGTCGAGGTGCTCAATGTGCTGGGCGCCGGCGACGCCTTCCTCGCCGGGCTGCTGACCGGCCTGTTGCAGGGCCGGGACTGGGCCGAGGCCACGCGCATCGCCAACGCCTGCGGCGCGATCGTGGTCTCGCGCCATGCCTGCTCGGCGTCCATGCCCACGCCGGCCGAACTGGCGCATTGGTTCAGCGGCCAGCGCAACCCGAAGGTCGATGCCGACCGGCAACTGGCCCATCTGCACCGCGTCACCGTGGCGCGCCAGCGCTGGGACAAGCTGTGCGTGATGGCCTTCGACCACCGCAGCCAGTTCTACGAACTGGCCCGCGAGGCCGGCGCCGCCGAGGAGCGCATCCAACGGCTCAAGCTGCTGCTGGTGCGCGCTGCCGAGCAGGTCGAGCGCAGCCAGCAGTTGCAGGGCCAGATCGGGGTGCTGATCGATGGCGGCGCCTACGGCAGCGATGCGCTGGCGCAGGCCACCGGGCGCGGCTGGTGGGTCGGGCGGCCGGTGGAGCTGCCAGGCTCGCGCCCGCTGCGCTTCGACGGCACGCGCTCGATCGGCTCGGCCCTGGTGCACTGGCCCACCGAGCAAGTGGTCAAATGCCTGGTGCACTACCACCCGGACGACCCCGTGGACCTGCGCCTGGCGCAGGAGCAAACCGTGCTCGAACTCTGGCAGGCCACGCGCGCCAGCGGCAACGAACTGCTGCTGGAACTGATCCCGCCCTGCCTGCAACCGCCTGCGGACGCCGGCCCGCAAACCCATGCCAGCGCCGAAGACGAAGTGGTGCTGCGCGCCGTCAAGCGCTTCTACAACCTGGGCGTCAAGCCCGAGTGGTGGAAGCTCGCGCCCATGCGTCCCGAGGGCTGGTCACGACTGGCGGCCCTGATCGCCGAGCGCGACAGCCACTGCCGTGGCGCGGTGATCCTGGGCCTGAACCAGCCGCTGGCGTATCTGGCCGACAGCTTTCGCGCCGCCACCGACCCGGTGGTCAA from the Verminephrobacter eiseniae EF01-2 genome contains:
- a CDS encoding TIM barrel protein; the protein is MQRSFELAACAEMLWRDKPMLWRVKRLTEMGFQVGLWNWPDHDLALLERSGARFSIMNGYLRGRLADDEGAAELLRTARETAQVGKRLGVARLNLHGTGLGADGLPVTPCDVVTGPMWIKARDTLARIADLAEQQEVCFTLENLNRSVDHPGVPFARAADTLALVSAVNHPRLRLNLDLYHAQIGEGNLIDLCRRCLPWIGEVQVADVPGRQEPGSGEINYAGVARALHALGYRGPVALEAYASGEPEAALQAFQRAFTVQGAGVAGV
- a CDS encoding ATP-binding cassette domain-containing protein, with product MTAAAQPQPQPLVEMRAIEKRFGNIIALSGVSFSIHAGECHCLLGDNGAGKSTFIKTMSGVHKPSGGTMLVNGAEVVLESPRQAMNAGIATVFQDLAMIPLMSVTRNFFMGREPTKGWGPFKRFDIRQANQVTMAEMQRMGIRLREPEQAVGTLSGGERQCVAIARAVYFGAKVLILDEPTSALGVRQTANVLATIDRVRKLDVGVIFITHNVRHAMAVGNRFTVLDRGRTLGTATRSEITAEQLQNLMASGQELATLDGSLGGTV
- a CDS encoding ABC transporter permease; this translates as MNHASGPADDRLTHRSWFSRWMKRPELGAVAGLLLVTVFFMLTADPVMFSLAGLVNFLTPAAQLGILALGAALLMIGGEFDLSIGSMIAFAGLIFSTAIVIFELPLVLAVLLTLLVVAVIGCVNAWIVISTGLPSFIVTLAFLFMLRGLSLVGLKWATGGSTQLRGVTEAVQDSSLLWLFNGKAFTGWFAFMGEHGLIPRFPNGVPMITGIPVEICWFVGLTALATWVLLRTPLGNWIFASGGDATAAKNSGVMVRNVKTGLFVFAALCAGLVAIITVLDSGSTDARRGFQKEFEAIIAAVIGGCLLTGGYGSAVGAFLGSIIFGMVMIGLTYTRIDQDWYLVFLGAMLLVAVLFNNTIRKRVTGER
- a CDS encoding sugar ABC transporter substrate-binding protein: MTFARQLVRCAFAAALSAACAWGQAQTIAVVTHGQANDAFWSVVKNGVEAAAKDAGVKVSYRAPESFDMVAMSRLIDAAVNQKPDGLVVSLPDASALGPAIERAVKAGIPVITINSGLEFSKKLGAVLHVGQSEYDAGKSAGEKLKSMGGKNGICVNQEVGNVALDLRCKGFADGFAGKSKVLPTGNDPAEVRAKVKAALDSDAGIDTIMVLGAATSGDPSLAAAKDTGRSAKLLIAAFDLSAGFLKAIAAKEAAFTIDQQQFLQGYLPVSFLALHAKYGVMPAGNVPSGPNLITADKAAQAIDLSAKGIR
- a CDS encoding sugar ABC transporter ATP-binding protein: MFVATPDRPAPTGGGRPPVPPGPACLLQVRGVSKSFPGVVALDNVQFRLRPGSVHALLGENGAGKSTLMKIIAGVYAPDQGQILLRGQPVTLASPRAALSHGIAMIHQELNLMPYMTVAENIWICREPLGRLGLVDHGALRQRTQALFDRLAIDIDPEAEVRSLTVANRQMVEIAKAVSFDSDVLIMDEPTSALTDKEVNHLFRIIGQLRAQGKGIVYITHKMSELFEIADEFSVFRDGKYIGTHASCDVTRDDIIQMMVGREITQLFPKEEVPIGAVVLSVRDLAVKGVFRDVSFDLRAGEFLGLAGLVGSGRSNVAEALFGVVPATSGEIRIDGQPVRIDSPAKAMRHGLAFLTEDRKESGCFLILDLLANLETAVLRSRFVKYDFVQQAPLRRDCQQMLRTLQVKAPGLHETIQNLSGGNQQKVLIGRWLLTEPKILILDEPTRGIDVGAKAEIHRLVTRLAAQGVAVLLISSEMPEVLGMCDRILVMHEGRMTGIVERKDATQVRIMELASR
- a CDS encoding Bug family tripartite tricarboxylate transporter substrate binding protein produces the protein MTQRIALRLFAVLFAATLLAGAAQAQPAAYPQQPLKWVVPYAPGGTTDVIARQLAVRMGQTLGQSVIADNKPGAASIIGATFIARSAPDGYTVGTADSGTLAFNPAMYASLGYDAGKDFSLIGGLGRMPLVLAVHPSFPAKDVQEFLALVRKSPGAVSSASAGSGSPLHVALELFKQQTRTDILHVAYKGAAPALQDLMAGQVNSMFVDLPASLSMIKAGKIRVLAVATPQRLALLPDVPTMAEAGVPGYQAYAWQGLVGPAGLPTPVLERLNKELVAALSHAQTRSRLQEIGIEPMPMAPQQFADFVHDEQKRWSGVIKAASIRLD
- a CDS encoding sugar ABC transporter substrate-binding protein is translated as MKPLLMAVATAAALVAPLASAQKIGVTMATFDDIFLNILRNSMADAARKAGASVQIEDAGSDVGKQLSQIQNMIAQKVDAVIVNAVDTDATPKMTRLLTEARIPLVYVNRKPADFEKLPASVVMVASDEMAAGRLQAEQVCKLLGGKGSILVLMGDLSNESTRSRTKAVDDVVAGKECSGISIADRREGKWSRTRGQDITINWLSSGLKFDAIVSNDDEMALGAINALKATKKWTPRTIVAGIDATPDALASMKAGDLKVTVFQNAAGQGAGAIDAAIRLSGKQSVERFVNIPFELVTPGNMARYAGKN
- a CDS encoding sugar ABC transporter substrate-binding protein, with product MKTLLMAVVTATAALAAPLASAQKIGVTMSQFDDNFLTILRNSMADSARKAGVSVQIEDAGGDVGKQLSQIQNMIAQKVDAVIVNTVDTDATPKMTRLLTEAGIALVYVNRKPVDFEKLPPGMAVVASDETVSGKLQAEQVCKLLGGKGSILVLMGDLSNEAARSRTKAVEDVLAGKECSGIKIADKREGKWDRTRGQDIATNWLSSGLKFDAIVSNNDEMALGAINALKATKKWTPQTIVAGIDATPDALASMKAGDLKVSVFQNAVGQGAGAIDAAIKLARKQHQERFVSIPFELVTPENMARYAGKN
- a CDS encoding bifunctional 5-dehydro-2-deoxygluconokinase/5-dehydro-2-deoxyphosphogluconate aldolase; protein product: MSALNFPTGRPIDLACLGRVAVDLYAQQYGSRLEDARSFQMYLGGSSGNLAFGVARLGLKSAMISRVGDEQMGHYLRAALEREGCDTSQLQTDPQRLTALVLLALKDRDNFPLLFMRENCADMALRADGISADFIAGCRALAVTGTHLSTPGTREAALTALGYARRHRVVRVLDIDYRPVLWGLTPRGAGANRYLPDASVTQRLQQVLGEFDLLVGTEEEFLIAGGVPHQLMASLQAVRQHSQAVLVVKRGALGCCVIEGALPARIEDAPGYPGEHVEVLNVLGAGDAFLAGLLTGLLQGRDWAEATRIANACGAIVVSRHACSASMPTPAELAHWFSGQRNPKVDADRQLAHLHRVTVARQRWDKLCVMAFDHRSQFYELAREAGAAEERIQRLKLLLVRAAEQVERSQQLQGQIGVLIDGGAYGSDALAQATGRGWWVGRPVELPGSRPLRFDGTRSIGSALVHWPTEQVVKCLVHYHPDDPVDLRLAQEQTVLELWQATRASGNELLLELIPPCLQPPADAGPQTHASAEDEVVLRAVKRFYNLGVKPEWWKLAPMRPEGWSRLAALIAERDSHCRGAVILGLNQPLAYLADSFRAATDPVVKGFMVGRTLWAQAALQWLRGQIDDQALTDAVADNFARLVQAWQQRLDSPANTSIPTTTEA